One window of the Populus trichocarpa isolate Nisqually-1 chromosome 9, P.trichocarpa_v4.1, whole genome shotgun sequence genome contains the following:
- the LOC7457503 gene encoding RING-H2 finger protein ATL65, which yields MIKTTPSPSPSPHHHHTWAPSPTPTISSTPRATAPSYQSSPPSPSPTSKLPVDFSPTLIAMVVVVAAAFLTITYSRLISRSLLRVIRRWRRWRRRRRRRYPPSSNGGLDSPPPLFDSPEGFHVYSPYGLDDAVIKTIPLSLYTTKNSNSFHKQIKDCAVCLLEFEDDEYVRTLPVCSHAFHVDCIDIWLRSHANCPLCRAGIFRAESPFIPVMAARIRPSLDETILRSTLLPLEPIIQSPLRTYSAVADTATATVTEITPCPEEPSPRRHSMNNFNTNSEDRFNGRDHFFLKRSYSFGFERSLASERMLVMEPATASPWRFRRGGFWSKRPSPFGSISKARVFSFRHYRGMKSPFFRRRGSGFFPLSERFSTVGGGGGGGSSRRCKSMASPQFLRSSVGSSMAAFSSSRLRCGDPEALLSPERFNRR from the coding sequence aTGATCAAAACCACACCATCCCCTTCTCCCTCACCACACCACCACCACACGTGGGCCCCATCCCCAACTCCCACAATTTCCTCAACCCCTAGAGCCACCGCCCCTTCTTACCAATCCtcaccaccatcaccatcaccgaCCTCCAAACTCCCAGTTGACTTCAGCCCAACTTTAATAGCCATGGTGGTAGTAGTCGCTGCCGCCTTCTTAACAATTACATACTCCCGCCTAATTTCCCGTTCCCTCCTCCGTGTCATCCGCCGATGGCGTCGGTGGCGCCGTCGTAGACGCCGCCGTTACCCCCCCTCCTCAAATGGTGGCCTCGACTCCCCACCTCCACTCTTTGATTCCCCAGAAGGCTTCCATGTTTACTCTCCTTACGGGCTGGACGACGCCGTCATCAAGACCATCCCTCTCTCACTCTACACCACGAAAAATAGCAATAGCTTTCACAAGCAAATCAAAGACTGTGCTGTTTGCTTGCTTGAATTCGAAGATGATGAATATGTCCGTACACTTCCTGTTTGCTCGCATGCATTTCATGTTGACTGTATTGATATTTGGCTAAGGTCACACGCGAACTGCCCACTTTGTCGTGCGGGGATTTTCAGAGCCGAGTCTCCATTTATTCCAGTCATGGCCGCAAGAATTCGTCCCAGTCTTGATGAAACAATCCTACGTAGTACTCTTCTTCCGCTCGAACCAATAATTCAAAGCCCACTACGCACTTATTCTGCCGTTGCAGACACAGCTACAGCTACTGTCACGGAGATTACACCATGTCCTGAAGAACCATCACCGCGAAGACATAGTATGAACAATTTTAATACTAATTCTGAGGACAGATTCAATGGTCGTGATCATTTCTTCTTGAAAAGATCTTATTCTTTCGGGTTCGAACGGAGCTTGGCGTCCGAGAGGATGTTAGTAATGGAGCCAGCTACAGCTTCTCCGTGGAGGTTTAGAAGGGGGGGTTTTTGGAGCAAACGGCCATCACCGTTTGGATCAATATCAAAAGCTAGAGTTTTTTCGTTTAGGCATTATAGAGGGATGAAATCCCCGTTTTTTAGACGGAGAGGATCAGGGTTTTTCCCGTTATCGGAGAGGTTCTCCACCGTAGGCGGAGGAGGCGGTGGTGGGTCGTCTAGGAGGTGTAAGTCTATGGCGAGCCCACAGTTTTTGAGATCATCGGTGGGGTCGAGCATGGCCGCGTTTTCGTCTAGCCGGCTAAGGTGTGGGGACCCCGAGGCACTGCTGTCACCGGAGAGGTTTAACAGGAGGTAG
- the LOC7457502 gene encoding mitochondrial import receptor subunit TOM6 homolog translates to MFPGLFMKKPDKAEALKQLRSHVAMFGAWVVVLRVTPYVLHYISHEKDELKLEF, encoded by the coding sequence atgTTTCCAGGATTGTTTATGAAAAAACCAGACAAAGCAGAGGCTTTGAAGCAGTTAAGGTCACACGTGGCCATGTTTGGTGCCTGGGTTGTTGTGCTCCGTGTCACTCCTTATGTTCTTCATTACATCTCTCATGAAAAGGATGAGCTCAAGCTCGAGTTCTAG
- the LOC7456405 gene encoding CASP-like protein 5C1 gives MDDVPGSVGTSASFSLRLGQTIFSSASLLFMSLGVEFYSYTAFCYLVTIMGLAIPWSFTLAIVDGYSVLVKCPIRQPGILLIIVLGDWVLSTLILAAACSTASVVDLLLHSNGSHCPPKICSRYQISAAMAFLSWFLSMASSLFNLWLLPSL, from the exons ATGGATGATGTACCTGGTTCAGTAGGGACTAGTGCTAGCTTCTCTTTGAGATTGGGTCAGACCATCTTCTCTTCtgcttctcttcttttcatgtCTCTGGGTGTTGAATTCTACAGCTACACTGCTTTCTG ctACTTAGTTACAATCATGGGTTTGGCTATTCCATGGAGTTTCACATTGGCAATAGTTGACGGATACTCTGTTCTGGTAAAATGCCCTATTCGACAACCGGGAATACTTCTGATTATTGTCCTTGGAGATTGG GTGTTATCAACTCTCATATTAGCCGCAGCATGCTCAACAGCTAGCGTTGTGGATCTCCTGCTCCACTCTAATGGATCTCATTGCCCTCCAAAGATTTGCAGCAGGTATCAAATATCGGCTGCCATGGCTTTCTTGTCTTGGTTTCTGTCTATGGCTTCATCTCTTTTCAATCTTTGGTTACTCCCTTCCTTGTGA